A genome region from Nocardia sp. NBC_01730 includes the following:
- a CDS encoding ABC transporter permease — MVALRTVVAAPRIGRPGPLVTIVALLLVAATFVPLGYIVSTVFSTGLDQTAELVFRPRVGELLRNTVGLVVCTVPICVVLGVGLAWVVERTDVPGKSWWGPVFAAPLAVPAFVNSYAWVSAFPTMHGLWAGVVIATMSYFPLVYLPAAATLRRPDPAVEESARALGSGPVAVFARIVLPQLRLAILGGGLLIALHLLAEYGAFVMVRFDTFTTAIFEQYQSSFAGAAGSMLAGVLVLCCLALLAAEATLRGRAHYARIGGGAPRAATRIQLGIGAIPVLAGLVAVTAAALGVPLWTIGRWLRIGGAAVWDFTEIGMSLAQTVGLALTAALLTTLCAFPVAWIAVRSTSAFARIIEGANYITSSLPGIVIALAMVTVTIRWAPPLYQTVSMVIAAYVLLFLPRALVGVRAGLAQVPVGLEEASRALGKSGPATFFLVTLRLTAPAAAAAAALVFVAVATELTATLLLAPNGTRTLAMRFWALSGELDYAAAAPYALIMIVAAVPVTYLLFTHSRKAAGI; from the coding sequence ATCGTGGCACTCCGGACCGTTGTCGCTGCGCCCCGGATCGGCAGGCCGGGGCCCTTGGTCACGATCGTCGCCCTGCTGCTGGTTGCGGCGACGTTCGTGCCGCTGGGCTATATCGTGTCGACGGTCTTCTCCACCGGCCTCGATCAGACTGCCGAGCTGGTGTTCCGCCCGAGAGTCGGTGAGCTGCTGCGCAATACGGTCGGCCTGGTGGTGTGCACCGTACCGATCTGCGTGGTGCTCGGTGTCGGGCTGGCCTGGGTGGTCGAACGCACCGACGTTCCCGGGAAATCCTGGTGGGGGCCGGTTTTCGCGGCGCCGCTCGCGGTACCCGCGTTTGTCAACAGCTACGCCTGGGTCAGCGCCTTCCCCACCATGCACGGCCTCTGGGCCGGCGTGGTGATCGCCACGATGTCCTATTTCCCCCTGGTGTACCTACCCGCGGCGGCCACGCTGCGCCGCCCGGATCCCGCGGTGGAAGAGTCGGCGCGGGCGCTGGGCTCCGGTCCGGTGGCGGTGTTCGCGCGAATCGTGCTGCCGCAGTTGCGATTGGCCATTCTCGGCGGCGGCCTGCTGATCGCGCTGCATCTGCTCGCCGAGTACGGCGCCTTCGTGATGGTCCGGTTCGACACCTTCACCACGGCCATCTTCGAGCAGTATCAGTCCAGCTTCGCCGGTGCGGCGGGCAGCATGCTCGCCGGAGTTCTCGTGCTGTGCTGTCTGGCGCTCCTGGCGGCCGAGGCCACACTGCGCGGCCGGGCCCACTATGCGCGCATCGGCGGCGGGGCGCCGCGCGCCGCGACCCGGATCCAGTTGGGAATCGGCGCGATACCTGTCCTTGCCGGGCTCGTCGCGGTGACGGCTGCCGCGCTCGGCGTCCCACTGTGGACCATCGGACGCTGGTTGCGCATCGGCGGCGCGGCGGTCTGGGATTTCACCGAGATCGGCATGTCGCTGGCGCAGACGGTCGGGCTCGCGCTGACCGCCGCGCTGCTCACCACGCTGTGTGCGTTCCCGGTCGCCTGGATCGCGGTTCGCTCCACCTCGGCGTTCGCGCGGATCATCGAGGGCGCCAACTACATCACCAGTTCGCTGCCCGGCATCGTGATCGCGCTGGCCATGGTGACGGTGACCATCCGCTGGGCACCGCCGCTCTACCAGACGGTGAGCATGGTAATCGCGGCTTATGTGCTGCTATTCCTGCCTCGGGCACTGGTCGGCGTGCGGGCCGGGCTCGCCCAGGTGCCGGTGGGCCTGGAGGAGGCATCCCGCGCGCTGGGTAAGTCGGGACCCGCCACCTTCTTTCTGGTCACCCTGCGACTCACCGCGCCCGCCGCGGCCGCCGCGGCCGCGCTGGTGTTCGTCGCCGTGGCGACCGAGTTGACCGCCACACTGCTGCTCGCGCCCAACGGAACTCGCACGCTGGCGATGCGGTTCTGGGCGCTGTCGGGCGAATTGGACTACGCGGCCGCCGCGCCGTACGCCCTGATCATGATCGTCGCCGCGGTACCGGTGACGTATCTGCTGTTCACCCACTCCCGGAAGGCGGCTGGGATATGA
- a CDS encoding enoyl-CoA hydratase: protein MDASRGDSVGSGSRVTGGPDFETILLERKGRVGWITLNRPKALNALNAQVLDDVIAALDELEHDDEIGAIVITGSERAFAAGADIKEMQPKSYMDMFLNDYFARWDRLAQFRKPTIAAVAGYALGGGCELAMICDILLAADTAKFGQPEIKLGVIPGIGGSQRLTRAIGKAKAMDLVLTGRNMDAEEAERAGLVSRVVPAAELLDTALEVAETISSMSLPVTMIAKEAVNRSFETTLAEGLRFERRVFHSLFAIEDQKEGMSAFVEKRPAKFTNR, encoded by the coding sequence ATGGACGCATCGCGAGGCGATTCGGTGGGGAGTGGCAGCCGGGTGACGGGAGGACCCGACTTCGAGACGATTCTGCTGGAGCGCAAGGGCCGGGTCGGTTGGATCACGCTGAACCGCCCCAAGGCGCTGAACGCACTGAACGCACAGGTCCTCGACGACGTCATCGCCGCGCTCGACGAGCTGGAGCACGACGACGAGATCGGCGCCATCGTGATCACCGGGTCGGAGCGGGCCTTCGCCGCGGGCGCCGACATCAAGGAGATGCAGCCCAAGTCGTACATGGATATGTTCCTGAACGACTACTTCGCCCGCTGGGACCGTTTGGCGCAGTTCCGCAAGCCCACCATCGCCGCGGTCGCGGGCTACGCGCTCGGCGGCGGCTGTGAGCTGGCCATGATCTGCGACATCCTGCTCGCGGCGGACACCGCGAAGTTCGGGCAGCCGGAGATCAAGCTCGGCGTCATCCCCGGAATCGGCGGCTCACAGCGCCTGACTCGCGCGATCGGCAAGGCCAAGGCGATGGATCTGGTGCTCACCGGGCGCAATATGGACGCCGAGGAGGCGGAGCGCGCCGGGCTTGTCTCGCGTGTCGTGCCCGCAGCCGAGTTGCTCGACACCGCGCTCGAGGTCGCCGAGACGATCTCGTCGATGTCGCTGCCGGTCACGATGATCGCGAAGGAGGCGGTGAACCGCTCCTTCGAGACCACGCTGGCCGAGGGGCTGCGCTTCGAACGCCGGGTCTTCCACTCGCTCTTCGCGATCGAAGACCAGAAGGAAGGCATGAGCGCCTTCGTGGAGAAGCGTCCGGCGAAGTTCACCAACCGCTGA
- a CDS encoding iron ABC transporter substrate-binding protein: MKPVRWKSLAAGLTVAVAALSLSACSNSSDDANEITVYNAQHESLTKEWADAFTEQTGIKVTLRQGGDTALGNQLVAEGAASPADVFLTENSPAMALVENAGLFADLDKQTLDQVPAQYRPSTGKWTGIAARSTVFVYNKNKVPADQLPASLLDLAQPQWKGRWGAGVSGADFQAIVAGLLALKGEDVTRAWLKGMKENAAAFPNNVATMKAVNSASPDGGVIYHYYWYRDQANTKESSADTALHYFKNQDPGAFVSISGGGVLKSSKKQETAQKFLAFITGKAGQEVLRDGTSMEYPVASDVAANPALPPLADLKAPAVDPSELDAKKVTALMTEAGLL; encoded by the coding sequence ATGAAGCCGGTCAGATGGAAATCGCTCGCCGCGGGACTGACGGTCGCGGTGGCGGCGCTCAGCTTGTCGGCCTGCTCGAATTCCTCGGACGACGCGAACGAGATCACGGTCTACAACGCGCAGCACGAATCGCTCACCAAAGAGTGGGCGGACGCGTTCACCGAGCAGACCGGTATCAAGGTGACGTTGCGTCAAGGCGGTGACACGGCATTGGGCAACCAGCTCGTCGCCGAGGGCGCGGCGTCGCCAGCCGACGTCTTCCTCACCGAGAACTCCCCCGCCATGGCCCTGGTGGAGAACGCGGGGCTGTTCGCCGACCTGGACAAGCAGACCTTGGATCAGGTGCCCGCGCAGTACCGCCCCTCCACCGGCAAGTGGACCGGCATCGCGGCACGCTCAACGGTTTTCGTCTACAACAAGAACAAGGTCCCGGCCGACCAGCTGCCCGCCTCGCTGCTCGACCTGGCCCAGCCGCAGTGGAAGGGCCGCTGGGGTGCGGGTGTGTCCGGCGCCGACTTCCAGGCCATCGTGGCGGGATTGCTCGCGCTGAAGGGCGAGGACGTCACCCGTGCGTGGCTGAAGGGTATGAAGGAGAACGCGGCCGCCTTCCCGAACAACGTGGCCACTATGAAGGCGGTCAACTCCGCCAGCCCGGACGGCGGCGTCATCTACCACTACTACTGGTACCGCGATCAGGCCAACACCAAGGAGAGCAGCGCGGACACCGCGCTGCACTACTTCAAGAACCAGGACCCCGGCGCGTTCGTCAGCATCTCCGGCGGCGGCGTGCTGAAGTCGAGCAAGAAGCAGGAGACGGCGCAGAAGTTCCTGGCGTTCATCACCGGCAAGGCCGGGCAGGAGGTGCTGCGCGACGGCACCTCGATGGAATACCCGGTCGCGAGCGATGTCGCCGCCAACCCGGCGCTTCCTCCACTGGCCGACCTGAAGGCGCCGGCGGTCGACCCGTCCGAGCTCGACGCCAAGAAGGTCACGGCGCTGATGACCGAGGCCGGTCTGCTGTAA
- a CDS encoding Rv0361 family membrane protein yields the protein MTYPPGGQPPQDRPHYPQQQPTSQPPPMGHGNPPPMGHGSLPPGQGHPPPMGNSSLPPGYPPPGSLPGGYPPRPPKKSWTGLIAGSVALVALVIAGAVIVGALLTSQGKGPLSSDEKKIELAIRDFYEVLGAHGFRAAAEKACAADRAEFDAMTEEQKKEFDAATVSVTIERIEGIVVTGRSATANITGKLTVAIPGETPDSDTSTTEHLRKEDGQWKVCSAPGST from the coding sequence ATGACTTATCCGCCGGGCGGACAGCCGCCGCAGGATCGACCGCACTACCCACAACAGCAGCCCACCAGCCAGCCGCCGCCCATGGGCCACGGCAACCCGCCGCCCATGGGCCACGGCAGCCTGCCGCCAGGCCAGGGTCACCCGCCGCCCATGGGCAACAGCAGCCTGCCGCCGGGCTATCCGCCGCCCGGGAGCTTGCCCGGCGGATATCCACCTCGGCCGCCGAAGAAGAGCTGGACCGGTCTCATCGCCGGATCGGTGGCGCTCGTGGCGCTCGTCATCGCGGGCGCGGTGATCGTGGGCGCTTTGCTGACCTCGCAGGGCAAAGGCCCGCTCAGCTCGGACGAGAAGAAAATCGAGTTGGCCATCCGCGACTTCTACGAGGTGCTCGGCGCGCACGGCTTCCGCGCGGCGGCCGAGAAGGCGTGCGCAGCCGACCGCGCCGAGTTCGACGCGATGACCGAGGAGCAGAAGAAGGAGTTCGATGCGGCGACGGTCTCGGTCACCATCGAGAGGATCGAGGGCATCGTGGTCACCGGCCGCAGCGCGACCGCGAATATCACCGGCAAGCTCACGGTTGCGATTCCCGGTGAGACGCCCGATTCCGATACCAGCACCACCGAGCACCTGAGGAAGGAAGACGGCCAATGGAAGGTCTGCTCCGCGCCGGGGTCGACCTGA
- a CDS encoding enoyl-CoA hydratase/isomerase family protein, whose translation MTEPEVLIERRDGLGLITLNRPKVINALNHSMALAITDALRAWADDSAVRTVVVTGAGERGLCAGGDIVAIHRDAKSGATTADSATGRFWRDEYVLNALIGRYPKPYVVVMDGIVMGGGVGLSGHGSHRIVTERSKIGMPEVGIGFVPDVGGTYLLARTPGEIGTHVALTTARMTAGDAIAAGFADYFVASEHLPALLETLRTESADIAIAKFATDAPESALVARSDWIEACYRTDTVEEIVARLQGHEAPEAQAAAAEMLSKSPVALKVTLRSLRAARTAPSLEAVLNEEYRVSIASLSSHDLVEGIRAQVIDKDRNPRWSPPAVAEVTDAQVDTYFAELGELELGLVTPEVAQ comes from the coding sequence ATGACCGAACCGGAAGTTCTGATCGAGCGACGCGACGGGCTCGGCCTCATCACGCTGAACCGGCCGAAGGTCATCAATGCATTGAATCATTCCATGGCCCTTGCCATTACGGACGCGCTGCGGGCTTGGGCGGACGACAGCGCGGTACGCACCGTAGTCGTCACCGGTGCGGGCGAACGCGGTCTGTGCGCGGGCGGCGACATCGTCGCCATTCACCGCGACGCGAAAAGCGGTGCCACCACCGCTGATTCGGCGACCGGTCGGTTCTGGCGCGACGAATACGTACTCAACGCGCTGATCGGCCGCTACCCGAAGCCTTACGTGGTGGTGATGGACGGCATCGTGATGGGCGGCGGCGTCGGCCTCTCCGGGCACGGCAGTCACCGCATCGTCACCGAGCGATCCAAGATCGGCATGCCGGAGGTGGGCATCGGCTTCGTGCCGGACGTCGGCGGCACCTATCTGCTCGCTCGTACCCCAGGCGAGATCGGCACGCACGTCGCGCTGACCACCGCACGGATGACCGCGGGTGATGCGATCGCGGCGGGCTTCGCCGACTATTTCGTCGCCTCCGAACATCTCCCCGCCCTGCTGGAGACCCTGCGCACCGAGAGCGCCGATATCGCGATCGCCAAATTCGCCACGGATGCACCGGAGTCCGCGCTGGTAGCGAGGTCGGATTGGATCGAAGCCTGCTACCGCACCGACACGGTCGAGGAAATCGTCGCGCGCCTGCAAGGGCATGAAGCACCCGAGGCGCAGGCGGCGGCCGCCGAGATGCTGTCGAAATCGCCGGTCGCGCTGAAGGTCACGCTGAGGTCGCTGCGGGCGGCGCGGACCGCGCCGAGCCTGGAGGCGGTCCTGAACGAGGAGTACCGCGTGTCCATCGCGTCGCTGTCGTCGCATGATCTGGTCGAGGGCATCCGCGCCCAGGTGATCGACAAGGACCGTAACCCGCGGTGGTCGCCCCCGGCCGTCGCCGAGGTAACAGACGCGCAGGTAGACACATACTTCGCCGAACTGGGCGAGCTGGAACTGGGTCTGGTGACCCCGGAGGTGGCGCAATGA
- a CDS encoding MarR family winged helix-turn-helix transcriptional regulator: MSRPRPLPLDPIEEAHRQWVGHGWGDVADGMAAVTSLVRAQQIVMARVDEALKPTGLTFSRYELLMLLAFSKTGTLPMAKASARLQVHPTSVTNTVDRLEAAKLVERVPHPSDRRATLIEITDAGRELVAKATEDLNTRVFAVPGLPPNRLHTLLQLLAEFRHAAGDFDTGEGTARWSATGAE, encoded by the coding sequence ATGTCTCGGCCACGCCCGCTTCCACTCGACCCGATCGAGGAGGCCCACCGTCAGTGGGTCGGCCACGGCTGGGGGGACGTCGCCGATGGCATGGCCGCGGTGACATCCCTCGTACGGGCTCAGCAAATTGTCATGGCGCGGGTCGACGAGGCACTGAAACCGACCGGCCTGACCTTCTCCCGCTACGAGCTGCTCATGCTGCTCGCCTTCAGCAAGACCGGCACACTGCCGATGGCAAAGGCCAGCGCACGATTGCAGGTGCACCCGACCAGCGTGACCAACACCGTCGACCGCCTGGAGGCCGCGAAGCTCGTCGAGCGGGTGCCACACCCCAGCGACCGGCGCGCGACCTTGATCGAGATCACCGATGCCGGAAGGGAATTGGTGGCGAAGGCAACCGAGGATCTCAACACCAGGGTCTTCGCGGTACCCGGGCTCCCGCCGAATCGGCTACACACCCTGCTGCAACTGTTAGCGGAATTCCGCCACGCTGCGGGCGATTTCGACACCGGCGAAGGGACAGCGCGCTGGTCGGCAACCGGCGCGGAATGA
- a CDS encoding Hsp70 family protein has protein sequence MVLVLGVSAGAGGARAVLTHSDQPHLPPIDHCQVPRRAGGGVDEPVFEAIRQMNGAADRRDELISVMAVTCRCPLHADTIRAGADGRRVTIVDEPLAQLRYLRFTGQLPDSGSVILYDLGSSGLTITHAHCRTDTILSSKRSTVLGGDGYDALLRWRLARGGVLTDKPTSRHHREELSSARVVTAIDTSTGGRVVLTRSDLAELCAAGIHHSASFVRQIIEEAGVRPEAMVLLGGCTRNPSIREELAELVDLPIIYDPEPDYISARGAVLLAAERPSGDVRMARARCGATLVPATVNRRKLIAAVAVTVALCATIAGLLATNKGSTRPEEGAPTPVEIIAPTPTPFG, from the coding sequence ATGGTGCTGGTCTTGGGGGTATCGGCGGGCGCTGGTGGCGCTCGCGCGGTGCTGACGCATTCCGATCAGCCCCATCTACCCCCGATCGATCACTGTCAGGTTCCTCGACGCGCGGGCGGCGGCGTCGATGAGCCGGTCTTCGAGGCAATCCGCCAGATGAACGGCGCCGCCGACCGGCGCGACGAGTTGATCTCCGTAATGGCCGTGACCTGCCGTTGTCCGCTGCATGCCGACACGATCCGGGCGGGCGCCGACGGCAGGCGGGTCACCATCGTCGACGAACCGCTCGCCCAGCTGCGCTATCTCCGCTTCACCGGGCAACTCCCGGACAGCGGTTCGGTGATCCTGTACGACCTGGGCAGCTCCGGGCTGACCATCACCCACGCCCACTGCCGCACCGACACAATCCTGTCCAGCAAGCGGAGCACGGTGCTCGGCGGCGACGGCTACGACGCGCTGCTGCGCTGGCGGCTCGCCCGCGGCGGCGTGCTCACCGACAAGCCGACCAGCCGACACCACCGCGAGGAACTGAGCAGCGCCAGAGTGGTCACGGCCATCGACACCAGCACCGGCGGCCGGGTTGTGTTGACCCGCAGCGACCTCGCCGAACTGTGCGCGGCGGGCATCCATCACTCGGCGTCCTTCGTGCGCCAGATCATCGAGGAGGCCGGGGTCCGGCCCGAGGCCATGGTGCTACTCGGCGGCTGCACCCGAAACCCCAGCATCCGCGAGGAACTGGCCGAGCTGGTCGATCTCCCGATCATCTACGACCCGGAGCCGGACTACATCTCGGCGCGTGGCGCCGTCCTGTTGGCCGCCGAACGACCGAGCGGCGATGTCCGAATGGCCAGGGCCCGCTGCGGCGCCACGCTGGTTCCGGCCACCGTCAACCGCCGCAAACTCATCGCGGCGGTCGCGGTCACCGTCGCCCTCTGCGCCACCATCGCCGGTCTGCTCGCCACGAACAAGGGCTCGACCAGGCCGGAGGAAGGCGCGCCGACGCCGGTCGAAATCATCGCTCCCACCCCCACGCCCTTCGGATAA
- the mmsB gene encoding 3-hydroxyisobutyrate dehydrogenase produces the protein MSEKIGFLGLGHMGAPMAANLVRAGYEVLAFDPVPAARDQAERDGATVVGAASQAADADIVITMLPNGKLVLDVYAELLAAAKPGTLFIDCSTIDVADAKSAAELTMAAGHRALDAPVSGGVAGAAAGTLTFMVGGGADDFADALPVLEVMGGKVVHCGGSGVGQAAKICNNMLLGISMIALSESLVLGEKLGLSHQSFFDVVSTASGQSWALTSYCPVPGPVPTSPANNDYRPGFATALMTKDLGLAANALRENSIDGQLGLLAAEIYARFNQTDAGRDFSAIVTDIRNRSDEEGA, from the coding sequence ATGAGCGAAAAGATCGGTTTCCTCGGCCTCGGCCACATGGGCGCTCCGATGGCGGCCAACCTGGTGCGGGCCGGCTACGAGGTGCTCGCCTTCGATCCCGTGCCCGCCGCGCGGGACCAGGCCGAGCGGGACGGAGCCACCGTGGTCGGCGCAGCCTCGCAGGCGGCCGACGCCGACATCGTGATCACCATGCTGCCCAACGGCAAACTCGTCCTCGATGTGTACGCCGAGCTGCTCGCGGCCGCGAAGCCGGGCACGCTGTTCATCGACTGCTCCACCATCGACGTGGCCGACGCCAAGTCCGCGGCCGAACTCACCATGGCCGCCGGGCATCGCGCGCTGGACGCCCCGGTGTCCGGCGGTGTCGCGGGCGCCGCGGCGGGAACGCTGACTTTCATGGTCGGCGGTGGCGCCGACGACTTCGCCGACGCGCTGCCGGTGCTCGAGGTGATGGGCGGCAAGGTGGTGCACTGCGGCGGCTCCGGTGTCGGCCAGGCGGCGAAGATCTGCAACAACATGCTGCTGGGCATCTCGATGATCGCACTGTCGGAGTCGCTGGTGCTCGGCGAGAAGCTGGGGCTGAGCCATCAGTCCTTCTTCGACGTGGTCTCCACCGCCTCCGGTCAGAGCTGGGCGCTGACCAGCTACTGTCCGGTTCCCGGTCCGGTGCCGACCAGCCCGGCCAACAACGACTACCGGCCCGGTTTCGCCACCGCGCTGATGACAAAGGACCTCGGTCTGGCAGCGAATGCGTTGCGGGAAAACAGCATCGACGGTCAACTCGGATTGCTCGCCGCCGAGATCTACGCCCGGTTCAACCAGACGGACGCCGGGCGGGACTTCTCGGCTATCGTCACCGATATCCGTAACCGTTCCGACGAAGAGGGTGCCTGA
- a CDS encoding ABC transporter ATP-binding protein produces MSRLVVADVSKTFGHTRVLGGITLDVPDRSATAVVGSSGCGKTTLLRVIAGFESPDAGSVSIGSEIVVGEHFSVPPQRRNIGYVAQDGALFPHLTVGQNIAYGLRGLRRRGHHRVHELLEMVSLDPSYADRRPHQLSGGQQQRVALARALARKPDVMLLDEPFSALDAGLRAATRQTVADTLRAAGMTSILVTHDQEEALSFAQQVAVMREGRFTQVGAPEEVYAAPKDLFTARFLGDCVLLDGVVEANIAKCVLGRIPVQESAPAGQATIMMRPEQLVAHALSDGEPDGGIVRDVEFRGADVMLTIDLDGHADPVRVRRASVAAPTVGQRVRLEVLGSAVAYTEPSAAAIRAQPDEVRP; encoded by the coding sequence ATGAGTCGGCTTGTCGTCGCCGATGTGTCGAAGACGTTCGGCCACACCCGGGTACTCGGCGGGATCACCCTCGATGTGCCCGACCGCAGCGCGACCGCCGTGGTCGGCTCGTCCGGCTGCGGCAAGACCACGCTGCTGCGGGTCATCGCCGGATTCGAGTCCCCGGATGCGGGTTCGGTCTCGATTGGATCGGAAATCGTTGTCGGCGAACATTTCTCGGTGCCGCCGCAGCGGCGCAACATCGGCTACGTCGCACAGGACGGTGCACTGTTCCCGCATCTGACCGTCGGTCAGAACATCGCCTATGGCCTGCGCGGCCTGCGTCGCCGCGGCCACCATCGGGTGCACGAACTGCTGGAGATGGTGTCGCTCGACCCGTCCTACGCCGACCGGCGGCCACACCAGCTCTCCGGCGGCCAGCAGCAGCGTGTCGCCCTGGCCCGCGCGCTGGCCCGCAAGCCAGACGTGATGCTGCTGGACGAGCCGTTCAGCGCGCTCGACGCGGGCCTGCGCGCGGCGACCCGGCAGACCGTGGCCGACACGCTGCGCGCGGCAGGGATGACCAGCATCCTGGTGACCCACGACCAGGAGGAAGCGCTGAGTTTCGCCCAGCAAGTCGCCGTGATGCGCGAGGGACGATTCACCCAGGTCGGCGCGCCGGAGGAGGTCTACGCCGCGCCGAAAGACCTGTTCACCGCCCGCTTCCTCGGCGACTGCGTGCTGCTCGACGGAGTGGTCGAGGCCAACATAGCCAAGTGCGTGCTCGGACGGATCCCGGTGCAGGAATCCGCCCCCGCCGGGCAGGCGACCATCATGATGCGGCCGGAACAGCTTGTCGCACATGCGCTCTCGGATGGCGAGCCGGACGGCGGCATAGTTCGCGACGTCGAGTTCCGCGGCGCCGACGTGATGCTGACGATCGATCTGGACGGCCATGCCGACCCGGTGCGGGTGCGCCGGGCGAGCGTTGCCGCGCCCACCGTGGGACAGCGGGTGCGTCTCGAGGTGCTCGGGTCGGCGGTGGCGTACACCGAACCGAGCGCCGCCGCAATAAGGGCGCAGCCGGACGAAGTCCGCCCATAG